In the genome of Dermacentor variabilis isolate Ectoservices chromosome 5, ASM5094787v1, whole genome shotgun sequence, one region contains:
- the LOC142582117 gene encoding E3 ubiquitin-protein transferase MAEA-like, producing the protein MSDIKALEHPTLKVPYEILNKKFRAAQKTMDREVSHVQSGAAELEKSLREKAPAGQLRSQLGSLLEKLELLRRKSAESITEELEAAVACKRRVEHLKGFEAGGEQWKRQRLDRMLVEHLLRAGYYGTAAKLAERSGLRDLTNMDLFLVSKEVEDSLASRDTSKCLAWCHDNKSKLRKLRSTLEFQLRQQEFVELVRRDRRLEAVRHARRHFGALEDEAQLAEVQRVMSLQQTLTHVSVFVGFL; encoded by the coding sequence ATGTCGGACATCAAGGCGCTGGAGCACCCCACTCTTAAGGTGCCGTACGAGATCCTGAACAAGAAGTTTCGAGCGGCCCAAAAGACCATGGATCGAGAGGTGTCACATGTGCAGAGCGGGGCGGCCGAGTTGGAAAAAAGCCTCCGGGAGAAGGCGCCCGCTGGTCAGCTGCGCAGTCAACTCGGAAGCTTACTGGAGAAACTGGAGCTGCTTCGGCGTAAGAGCGCCGAGAGCATCACCGAAGAGTTGGAAGCCGCGGTGGCTTGCAAGCGACGCGTCGAACACCTCAAGGGCTTCGAGGCAGGTGGCGAGCAATGGAAGCGACAGCGTCTCGACCGCATGCTCGTGGAGCACTTGCTGCGCGCGGGTTATTACGGCACGGCGGCCAAACTTGCCGAGCGCAGTGGGCTGCGTGACCTGACAAATATGGACCTATTCCTCGTTTCGAAGGAGGTTGAGGATTCGCTAGCAAGCCGCGACACCAGCAAGTGCCTGGCCTGGTGTCACGACAACAAATCAAAGCTGCGCAAGTTGCGCAGCACACTCGAGTTCCAGTTGCGGCAGCAGGAGTTTGTCGAGCTCGTCCGTCGCGACCGGCGCCTTGAGGCCGTGCGGCACGCGCGGCGTCACTTCGGCGCGCTGGAAGACGAGGCACAACTGGCCGAGGTACAGCGTGTGATGAGCctgcaacaaacactgacacatgtgtcagtgtttgttggcttcttatga